The genomic stretch AACTTCCGCATTCTTCTTTAAATTGGAggaatatcgatataacgtcaaATTACACAGAAAATATCGCAAATAAAGAAACAGTAACAAAAATGAACGTAAATAAATGTACAGTATCAATCAAACAGCAtttgtacatatgtatttaatcTCACGCTATCCGTACGCGGGAACATACCACAGTCATTCTAccgataaattattttttcaaattcattatTCACATTTACCGATTCATTCTTATTATAATAACCCCATCTTTTgaaagtattttaaaaaatgggAAACAAATCGAATGGAAAAGCATGTTTATCGACATTTTTCGCGAATCGCTTCgaattcaaaaatttaaattaaaggCACAGTGTAAACACGTTGCTTCACGATATGTCGGTGTTGGTTTCGAACCAATCGCATGTTAGTTGCCGAGTGTCTTCTGAACGGAACGTACGTAATCTTTTGCAAACTCTTCGTATCACACGGAATCGTTTTTCGGTGATTGGAGGTTGGAAAATGCGACACGGTTGTAACGACGAATCACAGCGAGGTATTTTCTACGCAGTAAGATGAAAGCGGTGGTGTGTACTAAACGTTTGAAGAACGTCGCGTGGGGGATGTGAAAAGTGTTTTTTTCACAACCTGTGACTAACTGGcccgtttttttttctcgtcACGTTTTGTTGGATACGTCGGGCGCTCAGCTGTGGTACGGGTATGTGACGGTTGAAGATGTtttgatagtaaagattcgtaCGTGAAATTTTCAATCGAGACACAAAGTGTCATCCGTTCGAAGGCCGAAACGGGCTTTGTTAAGTGTATCGGCGGAAAAACAAGCAATTTATGATGGGGACAAGTTTCGGAATATCCCACGTCGAAGTTATCGCGATCGTTTAATCACGACGTTGGGATTGACGAACCGAACCACGTTGCCCGAGAAACGCAAAGCTAGAGTTGACGTTCCTTCAAAATGGGGAATTGTTTGAAACGTTCTGGAAGCGGCCACCAGGATAATACCACTTTGCTGAGTAACAATACTGATCCTCCTACGTTAACTAGCGGTTCTTTGCAAGAAGGCCTTGGACCTCCAATACCTAACAatgtaatttcatttcttcctATATTTCGACCAACCGTGATTCCATTATCCGAATGGTGTTTATCGTTACATTAATCGTACCTACTGTGTCTCTACTCCATTTCTTTGATTTCATTTGTGAATTTTTaacgatgaaaatattttttgtaaaaatgcTATCAAGATATACGaacgattataataataatctatttttGTCAAATAAAACGATATCTAGCTAAATTTTCGTTTCTCAAGAAGTTAATAAGATATATCAATGCTAAAAAAATTTGCTTAGTATACTCTAATGAAACTTACTAATGCTTGATTCTGTAGGAGGCAGTTACCTTTTCCTATGCACCAGTTTTCACAAGGGAACTTCATCTTCAACAAATTGGCATCGGTGTTAATCTAGGACCAGGTAGCGAAGAAGAACAACAAGTTAGAATAGCAAAGCGCATTGGACTTATCCAACACTTGCCTATGAGAGAATATGACGGAACTAAAAAGGGAGAATGCGTGATATGTATGATGGAGCTTCAAGTGGGAGAGGAAGTGCGTTATTTACCTTGTATGCACACTTATCATGCTGTATGTATCGACGACTGGTTGCTACGTTCCTTGACTTGTCCATCGTGCATGGAACCAGTAGATGCAGCACTGATTAGTTCGTACCATCCAACCACTTAACACCATGAAGATGGGAAATGGAATAAATAGCTAATCGGTAATCAAACAATATTATTGCTGAacagaaaaattgaaagaagaaccattaattttattaccaCGTATAATGGCTTCTAATTAGCAAAGGGACCTTTTCTTGTTAATGGTCGATCATATTTGCCATTGTATCCACCATACCTGCTCGTATGctaagtaataataatacttgtattataaaaagttTCAAATGTCTTCTACATAGGTCATTCCCTCTTACAGGGTAATGTTCTACACATGGATCATTGATAAGAAGTAAAGTGTATTTACGATCAGAAAGCAATCGCCATAGTTGTTAATTTTCTGCTAAATCTAAAGAGTAGCTTTTCTTTCATATGGCTGCAAAAGATACACTATCTAATGTTCGAATTTATGGAGCAACCGAAGATGTGAGATCTTGTTAAAAATACTTTCAGTTGAAGGAAGAATAGCATCTACTTGACTTTGGTGATTTGGTCGAGTAGTTATAGCCAATTGTATGCATTGTGAATATCATAAGTAATATTATGTATCACAAAAAATATCGCactatgtatattttcaacCATATTTATGATGGTTTCATGTTTCCAAATACTAAAAACCTATTTTCGGAATATATCTTGTGGCATATAAAGTTAATCttattgtttttaaatataatgcCTCTTATTTTCATGTGACCTGGCCTTAGATTATGAA from Bombus huntii isolate Logan2020A chromosome 8, iyBomHunt1.1, whole genome shotgun sequence encodes the following:
- the LOC126868814 gene encoding RING finger protein 11, producing MGNCLKRSGSGHQDNTTLLSNNTDPPTLTSGSLQEGLGPPIPNNEAVTFSYAPVFTRELHLQQIGIGVNLGPGSEEEQQVRIAKRIGLIQHLPMREYDGTKKGECVICMMELQVGEEVRYLPCMHTYHAVCIDDWLLRSLTCPSCMEPVDAALISSYHPTT